The following proteins come from a genomic window of Anopheles ziemanni chromosome 3, idAnoZiCoDA_A2_x.2, whole genome shotgun sequence:
- the LOC131284820 gene encoding small ribosomal subunit protein uS3m codes for MLSRVKLNSTLALAQRCIHTSSVAAKSQSGRYKISPKGDRPLTYEMANPPHQIAHRKAWNAWNTSNLEGELRPSQTMLEDDFIRRFMSGTWHGMVLSEVIIKRQHNHVRIAAIISRSIPARKMYFLIGYCEELLAYWLQCPVTLELQTTDDKKDVIFKYI; via the exons ATGTTGTCGCGAGTAAAACTG AACTCAACGCTCGCCTTAGCGCAACGATGCATTCACACCTCATCGGTGGCGGCCAAGTCCCAGTCGGGTAGATACAAGATTTCTCCCAAAGGGGACCGTCCTCTGACCTACGAGATGGCAAATCCTCCACACCAGATTGCCCACCGTAAAGCTTGGAACGCGTGGAACACAT CAAACCTCGAGGGCGAGCTGCGTCCCTCGCAGACCATGCTGGAAGACGATTTCATTCGTCGTTTCATGAGCGGAACCTGGCATGGTATGGTACTATCGGAGGTTATCATTAAGCGGCAGCATAACCACGTTCGGATAGCGGCCATTATTAGTCGTTCAATTCCGGCACGGAAAATGTACTTCCTCATAGGTTACTGCGAGGAACTGCTGGCCTATTGGTTGCAGTGTCCAGTCACGTTGGAGCTGCAGACTACCGATGACAAGAAGGATGTTatatttaaatacatttaA